Proteins from one Rhodoflexus caldus genomic window:
- a CDS encoding sensor histidine kinase produces the protein MKNSKMRVPAVQKPVHTPTDTSLPEERHGEADELERFIYRASHDLRGPLSRLIGLCNVAALEVSDVQALNYLYRIAYAANEMDEMLHKVLKIELVKQKELNRAPVSLPEIVVATIETVFKEEGHPPIAHVIDIPPALIYTDAFLLELAIENLLRNAVQYRITSPRVEPLITVSSREETGWLFLTVTDNGTGILPEHQPRLFEMFFRGSELSKGPGLGLYLTWLCMKRLGGSVRLVESRPQFTAFELRVPMGLWG, from the coding sequence ATGAAAAACTCAAAAATGCGTGTACCTGCCGTACAAAAACCAGTTCACACACCCACTGATACTTCATTGCCCGAAGAACGCCACGGCGAAGCGGATGAGTTAGAACGCTTCATTTATCGCGCCTCGCACGACCTGCGCGGGCCTCTCTCCCGTTTAATCGGCTTATGCAATGTGGCCGCATTAGAAGTCAGCGATGTACAGGCACTGAACTATCTCTACCGCATTGCCTATGCGGCCAATGAAATGGATGAAATGTTGCACAAAGTGCTTAAAATTGAGTTAGTAAAGCAAAAAGAACTCAATAGAGCTCCTGTCAGCCTGCCGGAAATAGTAGTGGCAACCATAGAAACCGTTTTTAAAGAAGAAGGCCACCCCCCGATTGCACACGTGATAGATATCCCCCCCGCTCTGATTTATACAGATGCTTTTTTATTGGAACTGGCCATAGAAAATCTGTTGCGAAATGCCGTGCAGTATCGTATTACCTCACCAAGGGTAGAGCCGCTGATTACAGTCAGCAGTCGGGAGGAAACCGGCTGGCTCTTTCTGACCGTCACAGATAACGGAACAGGCATTCTACCTGAACACCAACCACGTTTGTTTGAAATGTTCTTCCGCGGCTCGGAACTCTCCAAAGGGCCGGGGCTGGGTTTGTACCTCACATGGCTGTGCATGAAACGCCTCGGCGGCTCAGTTCGTCTGGTAGAAAGCCGCCCACAGTTTACGGCTTTTGAACTTCGCGTGCCAATGGGGTTGTGGGGGTGA
- a CDS encoding class I SAM-dependent methyltransferase, translated as MYEQINNIKCYAPELAHANEDFPAEGFEILYRVEEGHFWFTSRNRVIQYLFSRFIGKNCSANVLEIGCGTGFVLKGLSEVFPQYRLQGSEIHLAGIAFAQKRLPQIEFIQLDATRMPFRAAFDAIGAFDVLEHIEQDETVMQQVGLALKKDGYFFISVPQYQWMWSITDDIAYHKRRYHRADLQQKLEKAGFEVLYMTSFVFALFPFMALSRLLNKKQQSQEVHLQANNEIAIHPLLNGIFKIVMKIDEWLIRSDISLPFGGSLIVVAKKKG; from the coding sequence ATGTATGAGCAAATAAATAACATCAAGTGCTACGCCCCCGAATTGGCTCATGCCAATGAAGACTTTCCGGCAGAGGGCTTTGAGATTCTTTACCGGGTAGAAGAGGGACACTTTTGGTTCACTTCGCGCAACCGTGTGATACAGTATCTCTTTTCCCGCTTTATTGGCAAAAATTGTTCAGCAAATGTGTTAGAAATTGGTTGCGGAACAGGGTTCGTACTGAAAGGCTTATCGGAGGTTTTTCCCCAATATCGTCTTCAAGGCTCAGAAATTCATTTGGCAGGCATTGCTTTTGCACAAAAGCGACTTCCACAGATAGAGTTTATCCAGTTGGACGCAACCCGTATGCCATTCCGAGCAGCCTTTGATGCAATTGGTGCATTTGACGTGCTTGAACACATAGAGCAGGATGAAACAGTTATGCAGCAGGTAGGATTAGCACTCAAAAAAGATGGCTATTTTTTCATCAGCGTGCCCCAGTATCAATGGATGTGGAGCATTACCGATGATATAGCATACCATAAACGGCGCTATCATCGGGCGGACTTGCAACAAAAGCTGGAAAAAGCAGGGTTTGAGGTACTATATATGACTTCTTTTGTTTTTGCGCTTTTCCCTTTTATGGCACTGTCACGCCTCCTCAATAAAAAGCAGCAATCGCAAGAGGTGCATTTGCAAGCCAATAATGAAATAGCAATCCACCCGTTGCTGAACGGCATTTTTAAGATTGTCATGAAAATAGACGAATGGCTTATTAGAAGCGATATATCGTTGCCTTTTGGTGGCTCATTGATAGTAGTAGCAAAGAAAAAGGGATAG
- the rffA gene encoding dTDP-4-amino-4,6-dideoxygalactose transaminase has translation MLFLTPFNRPHLTGKEAHYMYDAVYEGKLSGNGKYTKLCQQFFENRYGFGKCLLTTSCTDALEMAALLTNIQPGDEVIMPSYTFVSTANAFVLRGANIRFCDSRSEEPNIDTELIDSLITPRTKAIVPVHYAGVACDMERIMALAAKYNLWVVEDAAQAIDSYYTFSDGTKKALGSIGHLAAFSFHETKNIISGEGGMLAINDERFKARAEIIWEKGTNRSSFFRGEVDKYGWVDVGSSFLPSEIVAAFLWAQLEHLEQIQQRRKAIWQTYYEGLQEWATRHGIGLPVTPPYASNNAHMFYLVCQNLEQRTALIEHLKKNQILAVFHYLSLHKSPFYAPRHDGRELPHSDRFSDCLVRLPMFYDLDVERVVDELIKF, from the coding sequence GTGTTGTTCTTAACCCCTTTCAACCGCCCTCACCTCACCGGCAAAGAAGCCCACTACATGTACGATGCCGTATATGAGGGTAAACTGTCGGGCAATGGCAAATACACCAAACTCTGCCAGCAATTTTTTGAAAACCGCTACGGTTTCGGTAAGTGCTTGCTGACCACTTCCTGTACCGATGCGCTGGAAATGGCAGCCCTGCTGACCAATATCCAGCCCGGGGATGAGGTGATTATGCCCTCTTATACCTTTGTTTCTACTGCCAATGCCTTCGTACTACGCGGGGCAAACATCCGCTTTTGCGACAGCCGCAGCGAAGAGCCAAACATAGATACCGAACTGATAGATTCGCTCATTACGCCGCGTACCAAGGCAATCGTCCCCGTGCACTATGCGGGTGTAGCCTGCGATATGGAGCGCATCATGGCACTGGCTGCCAAATACAACCTGTGGGTCGTTGAAGATGCCGCACAGGCAATTGACAGTTACTATACCTTTTCCGACGGTACGAAAAAAGCCTTGGGCAGCATCGGGCACTTGGCGGCGTTTTCTTTCCACGAAACCAAAAATATTATTTCTGGCGAGGGGGGCATGCTTGCCATCAACGACGAGCGTTTCAAAGCCCGAGCCGAAATCATCTGGGAAAAAGGCACGAACCGTTCTTCATTCTTCCGCGGCGAGGTGGATAAATACGGCTGGGTTGACGTAGGTTCCTCTTTTCTGCCTTCGGAAATTGTCGCTGCTTTTTTGTGGGCGCAGTTAGAGCATCTGGAGCAGATCCAGCAGCGCCGCAAAGCCATATGGCAAACCTACTACGAGGGCTTACAGGAATGGGCAACCCGACACGGCATCGGTCTGCCGGTTACTCCGCCCTATGCAAGCAACAATGCGCATATGTTCTACTTGGTCTGCCAAAACTTGGAACAGCGCACCGCGTTGATTGAACATTTGAAGAAAAATCAGATTTTGGCAGTATTTCACTATTTGAGTTTGCACAAATCTCCCTTCTACGCTCCCCGCCACGACGGGCGCGAACTGCCCCACAGCGACCGTTTTTCGGATTGCTTGGTCAGGCTGCCAATGTTTTATGATTTGGATGTTGAGCGGGTGGTGGATGAATTGATAAAGTTTTAA
- a CDS encoding glycosyltransferase family 2 protein: MQAEKPLISIVSPVYKAEKIVDLLVRRVSSEVSKITTSYEIILVEDGSPDASWEAIEQNCLQDKRVKGIKLSRNFGQHYAITAGLDHAQGEWIVVMDCDLQDRPEEIINLYQKALGGYDIVLARRHERQDNFLKRFFSWSFYQVLSYLTGTKHDPAVANFGIYHRKVIQAVCQMRESIRVFPIMVRWTGFKTAKLDVIHSEREIGKTTYNFKRLLNLALDIMLAYSDKPIRLTIKLGLTISIIAFLFALFLLFEYVSGIITVPGYTSIIISIWFLSGLIIMTLGIVGLYVGKIFEGVRNRPIYIINTKLN; this comes from the coding sequence ATGCAAGCCGAAAAGCCTTTGATTAGTATCGTCAGCCCGGTGTACAAGGCGGAAAAAATAGTGGATTTGTTGGTGCGACGGGTGAGCAGCGAGGTTAGTAAAATAACAACATCTTACGAAATAATTCTGGTGGAAGACGGCAGCCCCGACGCTTCATGGGAAGCCATTGAACAAAATTGTTTGCAGGATAAACGTGTGAAAGGAATAAAATTAAGCAGAAACTTCGGACAACATTACGCAATTACGGCAGGTTTAGACCATGCACAGGGCGAATGGATAGTCGTGATGGATTGCGATTTGCAGGACAGGCCCGAAGAAATTATTAATCTGTATCAAAAAGCATTGGGGGGTTATGATATTGTGCTGGCACGCCGCCACGAGCGACAGGACAACTTTTTAAAGCGATTTTTTTCATGGTCGTTTTATCAAGTTTTATCCTACTTGACAGGTACAAAACATGACCCTGCCGTTGCAAATTTTGGGATATATCATCGGAAAGTCATTCAGGCAGTTTGCCAAATGAGGGAAAGTATTCGTGTATTCCCGATTATGGTTAGGTGGACAGGATTTAAAACAGCTAAGTTAGATGTTATTCATTCGGAAAGAGAAATAGGGAAGACCACATATAATTTTAAAAGACTGCTGAATCTTGCATTAGATATCATGCTTGCATATTCGGATAAACCTATCCGCTTGACTATTAAATTAGGACTTACTATTTCTATTATAGCTTTTTTATTTGCCTTATTTTTATTATTTGAGTATGTATCAGGAATAATTACAGTTCCCGGCTATACAAGCATTATTATCTCTATTTGGTTTTTGTCCGGACTGATTATTATGACCTTAGGAATAGTAGGTTTATACGTGGGAAAAATCTTTGAAGGTGTCAGAAATCGCCCTATTTATATTATTAATACCAAACTTAATTAA
- a CDS encoding class I SAM-dependent methyltransferase, with protein sequence MNPILKQIVSTRTCPSPDGNGNINLLQNTAEPAEGELIHKSIAAVQAKTTLDIGLGYGTSSMFICDALTQSGINNVQHIAIDPHQRDKTFRGIGLNNLKLAGYESLTRFLEQPSHQALPALLNEGVVLDFAFIDGYHTFDHTLLDFFYVDLMLKEGGIVVIDDTDWPAVKKVCAFILQNRSYEVFDFVPIPTGSSSKRLWLNNQVSRIARWKPIQTYFRPSVAFLGNYLDEITYGSCVAFRKLAHDSRQWDHYVEF encoded by the coding sequence ATGAATCCTATTTTGAAACAGATTGTTTCCACCCGAACATGTCCCTCACCCGATGGCAATGGAAATATCAATTTACTGCAAAACACAGCCGAGCCGGCCGAAGGTGAACTGATTCATAAGAGCATAGCTGCCGTTCAAGCTAAAACTACCCTTGATATCGGTTTAGGTTATGGAACCTCCTCCATGTTCATTTGCGATGCCCTTACTCAAAGTGGTATCAATAATGTACAGCATATTGCCATAGACCCCCACCAGCGCGATAAAACTTTCAGAGGCATAGGGTTGAACAACCTTAAATTGGCAGGGTATGAATCACTGACCCGATTTTTGGAACAACCTTCTCATCAGGCATTGCCGGCATTGCTGAACGAAGGTGTAGTATTAGATTTTGCCTTTATAGACGGTTATCATACGTTTGACCATACATTATTGGACTTTTTCTATGTGGACTTGATGCTGAAGGAAGGCGGCATTGTAGTGATTGATGATACCGACTGGCCTGCGGTAAAAAAGGTATGTGCTTTTATCCTGCAAAATCGCAGTTATGAAGTATTTGATTTTGTGCCTATCCCAACAGGTTCTTCATCTAAGCGACTTTGGTTGAACAATCAGGTAAGCAGAATTGCCCGATGGAAACCTATCCAAACCTATTTTCGGCCTTCGGTTGCCTTTCTGGGCAACTATCTTGATGAAATCACCTATGGCAGTTGTGTAGCCTTCCGCAAACTGGCTCATGACAGCCGTCAGTGGGATCATTATGTGGAGTTTTAG
- a CDS encoding response regulator transcription factor, whose product MMTKAHKVMVVDDEPDILELLTYNLEKEGYEVKTATNGKKAVTLAQSFQPELILMDIMMPVMDGVEACRQIREMPEMRNTFIIFLTARSEEYSEVAAFDTGADDYLTKPIKPRALMSRINAIFRRESQKTSSEESNLIEVGDLSIDRTSYTLYKGDNQIALPKKEFELLFFLASNPDKVYNRDELLQNIWGNDVYVLARTVDVHIRRIREKIGEHYIKTIKGVGYKFEIPE is encoded by the coding sequence ATGATGACGAAAGCCCATAAAGTGATGGTGGTGGACGATGAGCCGGATATTCTGGAATTACTCACCTATAACCTCGAGAAAGAGGGCTATGAGGTCAAAACTGCTACCAATGGCAAAAAAGCGGTTACGCTGGCGCAGTCGTTCCAGCCGGAGTTGATTCTGATGGACATCATGATGCCTGTGATGGACGGTGTGGAAGCCTGCCGCCAGATTCGCGAAATGCCCGAAATGCGCAATACGTTTATTATTTTCCTCACAGCGCGTTCGGAAGAATACTCCGAAGTAGCTGCATTTGATACCGGCGCAGACGATTACCTGACCAAGCCGATTAAGCCGAGGGCGCTGATGAGTCGGATTAATGCCATTTTCCGTCGCGAATCGCAAAAAACTTCCTCCGAAGAAAGTAACCTGATTGAGGTTGGCGACTTGTCCATTGACCGCACCAGCTACACACTCTACAAGGGCGATAACCAGATTGCACTGCCCAAAAAGGAGTTTGAGTTGTTGTTTTTTCTGGCAAGCAACCCCGACAAGGTTTACAACCGCGATGAACTCTTGCAAAATATTTGGGGCAATGATGTGTACGTATTGGCACGCACGGTAGATGTGCACATTCGCCGCATTCGCGAAAAAATAGGCGAACACTACATCAAAACCATTAAAGGGGTAGGTTATAAGTTTGAAATACCCGAGTAA
- a CDS encoding sensor histidine kinase → MLINSRAVALLLAVSVAAITTAFLSLVEGVSTSALVIVFCLSFAACFILTFITLEFLIFREVKNLYQAIDKINRQDFKAATEILDDYEPSANPLKRANQQILAYASQKQSEIEELKKMEAFRREFIADVSHELKTPLFAAQGFVLTLLDGAIDDENVRYKFLKKAARSLDGLSMLVQDLLTLTQIESGQITMQFEDFDIRQLTEHVFEQLEEKAAKRAIELQIENPVGEAFWVHADYNRIGQVMTNLINNAIKYGNEGGHVRVSFMADASLVQVTVADDGPGIPREHQRRIFERFYRIEKSRSRKQGGSGLGLAIVKHILEKHGTDINLHSEVGVGTTFTFRLPKADATTE, encoded by the coding sequence ATGCTGATTAATTCGCGTGCAGTTGCTTTGCTGCTGGCCGTTTCCGTAGCTGCCATCACCACTGCCTTCCTCTCATTAGTGGAAGGCGTAAGCACCTCTGCCCTTGTTATTGTATTTTGTCTTTCTTTTGCCGCCTGCTTTATTCTCACTTTTATTACGCTGGAATTTTTGATTTTCAGAGAAGTTAAAAACTTGTATCAGGCCATAGACAAAATCAATCGGCAGGATTTTAAGGCAGCTACCGAAATATTAGATGATTATGAACCTTCGGCCAACCCTCTGAAACGCGCTAATCAGCAGATTTTGGCCTATGCTTCGCAGAAACAATCCGAAATAGAGGAACTCAAAAAAATGGAGGCCTTCCGGCGTGAGTTTATTGCCGATGTTTCGCATGAACTGAAAACACCGCTTTTCGCCGCACAGGGTTTTGTACTAACGCTGCTAGACGGTGCCATTGACGATGAGAACGTGCGGTACAAGTTCCTTAAAAAGGCTGCCCGCAGTTTAGACGGTTTGAGTATGCTCGTGCAAGACCTTCTCACGCTCACGCAGATAGAATCGGGACAAATTACCATGCAGTTTGAGGATTTTGATATCCGCCAACTGACCGAGCACGTTTTTGAGCAGTTAGAGGAAAAAGCCGCTAAGCGCGCCATAGAACTGCAAATAGAAAACCCTGTGGGAGAGGCCTTCTGGGTACATGCTGACTATAATCGCATCGGACAGGTAATGACTAACCTCATTAACAATGCCATCAAGTACGGCAATGAGGGCGGACACGTTCGCGTGAGTTTCATGGCAGATGCGAGCCTTGTGCAGGTAACGGTTGCGGATGACGGCCCGGGTATTCCGAGAGAACATCAGCGCCGCATTTTTGAACGTTTCTACCGCATTGAGAAAAGCCGTTCGCGCAAGCAGGGCGGTTCAGGGCTGGGGCTTGCCATTGTTAAGCACATTCTGGAAAAGCACGGCACCGATATTAATTTACACAGCGAAGTGGGGGTAGGCACTACTTTTACCTTCCGGCTGCCCAAGGCCGATGCTACAACCGAGTAG
- a CDS encoding complex I subunit 4 family protein, with protein sequence MPDILLHLLILLPLAGAVIVLLIPEHASRLMERLTQIVTLLLALMAAAIFAAAHGRTTAHYGDLLFAEKYEWIRFGMGELGELKVLYFLGVDGLNLTLLLLSGIVLFLGALASYHIKKSHKAYFSLYLLLSGTVMGCFLALDFFLFFLFFEFMLLPMYFLIGIWGGERREYAAIKFFIYTFFGSVLILAVMIGLYLSVQDSTGAQSFDLLLMAKPSAFILDSWLHPSSANTLLGYPARTVAFLLLLIGFGIKIPVVPLHTWLPDAHVEAPTPISIVLAGILLKIGGYGMMRVAFPIFPAEAQQFAWWMGLIGVVSILYGAIVALGQVQLKKMVAYSSVSHMGYVMLGLAACNAEGASGAVMQMFSHGVLSAMLFAIAGVLHERTHSLQIADYRGLSQPMPAYAAFTGIAFFASLGLPGFSAFVAELLVFLGAFGAESLPLWMPLLALLALLIGAGYFLWTFQRMFLGELSLSRSEWRESLQDLTPNEWALLLLPAVLALLFGIMPQLLLHGVETALNHWLRLLGR encoded by the coding sequence ATGCCTGATATACTACTTCATTTACTCATCCTATTGCCGCTGGCAGGCGCTGTAATTGTTTTGCTGATACCCGAGCATGCTTCGCGCTTGATGGAGCGCCTGACACAAATCGTCACCTTGCTGCTGGCGCTGATGGCCGCTGCTATTTTTGCGGCAGCGCATGGCAGAACGACCGCGCACTACGGCGACCTGTTGTTTGCCGAAAAGTACGAGTGGATTCGTTTTGGAATGGGCGAACTTGGGGAGTTGAAAGTTTTGTATTTTTTGGGGGTGGATGGGTTGAACCTTACGTTGTTGCTATTGAGCGGCATTGTACTTTTTTTGGGTGCTCTTGCTTCTTATCACATCAAAAAGTCGCACAAGGCCTATTTTTCGCTTTATCTGTTGCTCAGCGGCACAGTGATGGGCTGTTTTTTGGCATTAGATTTTTTCCTGTTCTTTCTGTTTTTTGAATTTATGCTGCTGCCCATGTACTTCCTCATCGGGATTTGGGGCGGCGAGCGGCGCGAATATGCAGCTATCAAGTTTTTTATTTATACGTTCTTCGGTTCGGTGCTTATTCTGGCCGTTATGATTGGGCTGTACCTCTCGGTACAGGACAGCACGGGCGCGCAGAGTTTTGACCTGTTGCTGATGGCCAAACCGTCAGCCTTTATACTGGACAGTTGGCTGCATCCCTCCTCTGCAAATACGCTGCTGGGCTATCCTGCCCGCACGGTTGCATTCCTTTTGTTATTGATTGGTTTTGGCATCAAAATCCCTGTTGTGCCCTTGCATACATGGCTACCCGATGCGCATGTGGAAGCGCCAACGCCTATTTCCATTGTGCTGGCAGGGATTCTGCTCAAAATAGGCGGCTACGGTATGATGCGCGTTGCCTTTCCGATATTTCCTGCCGAGGCACAACAGTTTGCATGGTGGATGGGTCTGATTGGTGTAGTCAGCATTTTGTATGGCGCAATAGTGGCGCTTGGGCAAGTGCAACTCAAAAAAATGGTGGCCTATTCTTCTGTGTCGCATATGGGGTATGTAATGCTGGGGCTGGCTGCCTGCAACGCCGAGGGGGCAAGCGGCGCAGTGATGCAGATGTTTAGTCACGGAGTGCTTTCTGCCATGCTTTTTGCCATTGCGGGTGTATTGCACGAGCGTACGCACAGCCTGCAAATAGCAGATTACCGCGGACTCTCACAGCCAATGCCTGCCTATGCGGCCTTTACAGGCATTGCATTTTTTGCATCATTGGGCTTACCGGGTTTCTCGGCATTTGTAGCTGAACTGTTAGTGTTTCTGGGTGCTTTCGGAGCGGAGAGTTTACCGCTGTGGATGCCATTATTGGCACTATTGGCACTATTAATTGGTGCGGGTTATTTTCTGTGGACTTTTCAGCGGATGTTTCTTGGTGAACTTTCCCTTAGTCGTAGCGAATGGCGCGAAAGCCTGCAAGACCTTACACCAAACGAATGGGCGCTATTGCTCTTGCCCGCCGTATTGGCATTGCTGTTTGGTATTATGCCGCAATTGCTTTTGCATGGTGTGGAAACCGCCCTGAACCACTGGCTGCGGCTGCTTGGACGGTAA